One Haloterrigena salifodinae DNA window includes the following coding sequences:
- a CDS encoding helix-turn-helix transcriptional regulator: MGFHEDDHPTDEHHPPGSPVLEAVLENARNQQYLGQRLDAAGERVDTDLLGEIVRHGPVLEALRDEPLDRREIEERLDVSRATSHRFTQWLDEQGFVEKIDGRFQLTGAGEAVADEVLRFEANVRTVHRLSPLLDVICEDHQEFVLEPFVDATVTLAKPDDPYQPVERFLSLLKDSETFRGFNTTHMAPLVLGEFHHQIFEATDTEIVYLPNIVEKLFETYPERAREAVGRGHLTLRTRDELPYGLAIFDEHIGIGGYDESTGLMQVFVDTDASIACEWADRIYASVRADSEPLDERTELTG, from the coding sequence ATGGGGTTCCACGAAGACGATCACCCGACCGACGAACACCACCCTCCTGGTTCACCGGTTCTGGAGGCCGTCCTGGAGAACGCTCGAAACCAACAGTATCTCGGCCAACGGCTCGACGCAGCGGGCGAGCGTGTTGATACGGATTTGCTCGGGGAGATCGTTCGTCATGGACCCGTCCTAGAAGCACTCCGCGACGAGCCGCTCGATCGTCGGGAGATCGAAGAGCGTTTGGACGTTTCGCGGGCGACGAGTCACCGCTTCACGCAGTGGCTCGACGAACAGGGGTTCGTCGAAAAAATCGACGGCCGGTTCCAGTTGACCGGGGCCGGTGAGGCCGTTGCCGACGAGGTCCTCCGGTTCGAGGCGAACGTGCGTACTGTTCACCGGTTGTCACCACTGTTGGATGTCATCTGTGAGGACCATCAGGAGTTCGTTCTCGAACCGTTCGTGGACGCGACGGTCACGCTCGCCAAACCGGACGATCCCTACCAGCCGGTCGAACGGTTCCTATCGTTGCTCAAGGACTCCGAGACCTTCCGGGGGTTCAACACGACGCACATGGCACCGCTCGTCCTAGGCGAGTTCCACCACCAGATCTTCGAAGCGACCGACACCGAAATCGTCTATCTGCCCAACATCGTCGAGAAGCTATTCGAGACGTACCCGGAACGCGCCCGAGAGGCGGTTGGTCGCGGGCACCTGACCCTCAGGACGCGTGACGAGCTCCCGTATGGTCTGGCTATTTTTGACGAGCACATCGGAATCGGGGGCTACGATGAGTCCACTGGACTCATGCAGGTATTCGTCGATACGGATGCATCGATCGCGTGTGAGTGGGCCGACCGAATCTACGCGTCGGTTAGAGCGGATTCTGAACCACTCGACGAGAGAACAGAGCTGACCGGGTGA